DNA sequence from the Candidatus Tectomicrobia bacterium genome:
GGACCCCGCCCAGCTCCACGTCCTCATGAACCCGGAGGTGGTGTCGGCCGAGGGGGAGCAGATGGAGGAGGAAGGCTGTCTCTCCCTGCCCGGCGTCCACGAAAGGGTGCGCCGCGCCCTGCGCGTGAGGGTGCGGGCCCTCAACCCGCGGGGGGAGGAGATACTCCTGGACGGCCAGGGGGTCCTCGCCCGGGTGCTGCTGCACGAGATGGATCACCTCGAGGGCAAGCTCATCCTGGACCACCTCAACCGCGAGAAGCGCGACGTCCTGAAGAAGCGCCTCAAGCGCCTGAGCCGCGCCGCCTCCTAGCATTCTCACCCTCCCGCGTTTGACCCGTATGCTCCCCTTGTTTATGAGGGAGGGGCCGGGGTGATCCCGGCGGAGGATCGCCCCGATGCGCGTGGTGTTCCTGGGGACCCCCGAGTTCGCCGTCCCGGCGCTCGAGGCGATGATTGCTTCCCCGATTGAGATCGCCGCCGTCTTCACCCAGCCCGACCGTCCCTCGGGCCGCGGGCGGCGCGTGACTCCCCCTCCGGTGAAGGCGCGGGCGCTCGAGGCCGGCCTCGCCGTCCTCCAGCCCGAGCGCATCCGCTCGACCGACATCGCCCCCTTCGCGCCTGACGCAGTGGCCGTGGTGGCCTACGGGCAGATCCTCTCGCGCAAGTTCCTCGGCGTGCCCCGTCTCGGGGCGTTCAACCTCCACGCCTCCCTCCTCCCGCGCTGGCGCGGGGCGGCCCCCATCCAGCGCGCCCTTCTCGCGGGGGACCGGGAGACGGGCGCCTGCGTCATCCGCCTCGTGCACGAGCTGGACGCCGGGCCGGTTCTGTCCCGGCTCGTCCTGCCGATCGGCCCCCGCGACACTTCGGAAGAAATCCACGACCGCCTCGCCGCCGCCGGAGGGCCTCTCCTGGTGGAGACCCTCCTCCGCCTCGAAAGAGGAGAGGCGAGGGAAGAGCCCCAGCCCGAGGCGGGCGTGACGTATGCCGCCAAGCTCGGGAAGGAAGAAGCCGCGCTCGACTGGTCCCTCCCGGCCGAGGAGCTGGACCGCCGGGTGCGGGGCCTGCGGCCCTGGCCCGTGGCCGAGACGGCGTGGCCGGACGGCGGAACGGTTCGAATCTGGCGGGCCCATCCGCTCCAAGCCGAGGGCCGGGTCCCGGCCCGGCCGGGCGAGGTCCTGGGCCCGGCCGTGACGCCCGAGGGCCGGGGGCTCCGGGTGCGGACGGGGACGGGGGACCTGGCGATCCTGGGGCTCCAGCCGCCGGGAGGAAAGCGGATGGAGGCGGAGGCCTTCCTCCGGGGCCATCCCCTCCCGGCAGGCGCCCGCCTGGGCGCGGGAAAGTGAGCCAGAAGCCGAAGCCCGGGCGGAGCGGAAGAGGGCGGCGCCTTCCCTCTTCCGGGGGAGCCGATCCGGTGAGGCGCGCCGCGCACGCCGCCCTTCTCGCCTTCGAGGCCCGCCCCGAGAACGCCGAGGAGCTGGCCGCCCGCTTCGCCGCCTCCTCGTTCGACGGCCGGGATAGGGCCCTCCTGCGGGAACTCGTCTACGGCGCCCTCCGGTGGCGGAACCGCCTGGAT
Encoded proteins:
- the def gene encoding peptide deformylase, yielding MAVLTIRTYPDPALRKRCRPVKAVDAGLAALAADMAETLRAAPGVGLAAPQVGEDIRLIVVDLSVGTDPAQLHVLMNPEVVSAEGEQMEEEGCLSLPGVHERVRRALRVRVRALNPRGEEILLDGQGVLARVLLHEMDHLEGKLILDHLNREKRDVLKKRLKRLSRAAS
- a CDS encoding methionyl-tRNA formyltransferase: MRVVFLGTPEFAVPALEAMIASPIEIAAVFTQPDRPSGRGRRVTPPPVKARALEAGLAVLQPERIRSTDIAPFAPDAVAVVAYGQILSRKFLGVPRLGAFNLHASLLPRWRGAAPIQRALLAGDRETGACVIRLVHELDAGPVLSRLVLPIGPRDTSEEIHDRLAAAGGPLLVETLLRLERGEAREEPQPEAGVTYAAKLGKEEAALDWSLPAEELDRRVRGLRPWPVAETAWPDGGTVRIWRAHPLQAEGRVPARPGEVLGPAVTPEGRGLRVRTGTGDLAILGLQPPGGKRMEAEAFLRGHPLPAGARLGAGK